TGCATGTTTCCAACGGATCACGTCACGCATCCCCTTTGGCCAAGTCGTCCAGCTTGATTTGTAAGCCACCGACCGCTGCTTCATCAGACAGCGCCGCCTTGGCTTTTTGGTACGCAGCATTGGCTTCGTCGGTACGACCCAATTGGACCAACAGGTCGCCCTTGAGCTCTTCGCGAGTGGCTACAAATGCCTTGTCAGCATCGCCGTCGAGCAGTTTGAGTGCTTCGTCGGCCTTGTTCTGTGCCGCCAGTACCTGAGCCAGGCGCTGACGTGCGATTTCACCCAGGGTCGGGTTGGTCGGCTTGTCGGCGATAGCCTTCAGCTCTGCAGCGGCGTCGTCCAGCTTGCCGGTGTCGACCGCGACTTTCGCGACGAACAGGCTGCCGTATTGGGCGTAGGTGCTACCGCCGAATTCGTTCTTCAGCTTACCGGCCAGGTCTGCAACCTGCGCAGGATCGGGCTTACCGTCCGGCGTCAGGGTGGTTTCCAGCAATTGCTGATAGAGGATCGAGGCGCCTTGGGACTGGTTGGCCTGATACTTGGTCCAGGCTTGCCAGCCGAACACCACCACTAAAGCCAGCAGACCGCCAGTAACCAGGGGCTTGCCGTTACGCTGCCACCAGTCCTTGAACTCGGCCAGTTGATCATCATCAGAACTCGACACCCCAATACTCCTTAATCGCTAAATTCGGCTGTTCGACAGCTTCAACCCTGCACAACGCAGGTGGCCAAGTGCGCAGCGAGCGCATCAAAGGCAATGTTCTGTTGCTCGCCCTGGCCACGCAGGGGTTTGAAACCTATCACTTGCTGGGCCAGTTCGTCTTCGCCGAGGATCAGCGCATACAGCGCACCGCTCTTGTCGGCCTTCTTGAATTGGCTCTTGAAGCTGCCGGCACCGGCATTGACCTGCAGGCGCAGGTTTGGCAGTTGGTCGCGGACCTTTTCGCTCAGGGCCAGGGCAGCCAGTTCGGCGGCCTCGCCAAAGGCGCAGAGGTACACGTCCACCTGACGGGCGATCTCTTCCGGGACCTGCTCCAGGGTTTCCAGCAGCAGGATCAGCCGCTCGATGCCCATGGCGAAGCCCACGCCCGTGGTCGGCTTGCCGCCCATCTGCTCGACCAGGCCGTCGTAACGGCCACCGGCACACACGGTGCCCTGGGCGCCGAGTTTGTCGGTGACCCATTCGAATACGGTCTTGCTGTAGTAGTCGAGGCCGCGTACCAGCTTGGTGTTGATCACGAACGGAATACCGGCCGCTTCCAGACGAGCCTTGAGGCCCTCGAAGTGGATACGGGACTCATCGTCCAGGTAATCAGCCATTTTCGGCGCGTTGATCAGCACGGCCTGGGTGTCGGCGTTCTTGGTATCGAGGACGCGCAACGGGTTGGTCTTCAGACGGCGCTGGCTGTCTTCGTCCAACTTGTCCAGGTGGGCGGACAGGTACTCAACCAGGGCCACTTTGTAGCGACCACGGGATTCGCTGGTGCCCAGGCTGTTGAGTTCAAGCTTGACCGCGTCGCGGATGCCCAACAGGCCCCACAGGCGCCAGGTCAGCACGATCAGCTCGGCGTCGATGTCCGGGCCGTCGATGTTGAACACTTCCAGGCCGATCTGGTGAAACTGGCGATAACGGCCTTTCTGTGGACGTTCGTGACGGAACATCGGGCCGATGTACCACAACTTCTGCGGCTGGCCGGCACCGGTGAGGCCATGCTCAAGCACAGCGCGAACGCAGGCGGCAGTGCCTTCCGGACGCAGGGTCAGGGAGTCGCCGTTGCGGTCTTCAAAGGTGTACATCTCTTTTTCGACGATGTCGGTCACTTCACCGATGGAGCGTTTGAACAGCTCGGTGAACTCGACGATCGGCATGCGGATCTGCTTGTAACCGTAGTTATCCAGCAGGCGCGCGACAGTGCCCTCGAAATAGCGCCACAGCGGCGTCTGTTCCGGCAGGATGTCGTTCATGCCACGAATGGCTTGCAGAGACTTGCTCACATCAAATCCTTAAATTCGTTCAATCAGCCGCGCGCGATCAGCGCTGCGTCAGCCGCGACCTTTTCGGCCGCTTTCTCGCGGATCAGCTTTTCCAGCTCATCCACCAGATTGTCATTCGTCAACTTCTGCGACGGCTTGCCGTCGATGTAGATCAGGTTCGGCGTACCACCGGTCAGGCCCACATGGGCCTCTTTGGCCTCACCCGGCCCGTTGACCACACAGCCGATCACCGCAACATCCAGCGGCACCAGCAGGTCTTCAAGGCGCAATTCCAGATCGTTCATGGTT
The genomic region above belongs to Pseudomonas azotoformans and contains:
- the hisS gene encoding histidine--tRNA ligase, yielding MSKSLQAIRGMNDILPEQTPLWRYFEGTVARLLDNYGYKQIRMPIVEFTELFKRSIGEVTDIVEKEMYTFEDRNGDSLTLRPEGTAACVRAVLEHGLTGAGQPQKLWYIGPMFRHERPQKGRYRQFHQIGLEVFNIDGPDIDAELIVLTWRLWGLLGIRDAVKLELNSLGTSESRGRYKVALVEYLSAHLDKLDEDSQRRLKTNPLRVLDTKNADTQAVLINAPKMADYLDDESRIHFEGLKARLEAAGIPFVINTKLVRGLDYYSKTVFEWVTDKLGAQGTVCAGGRYDGLVEQMGGKPTTGVGFAMGIERLILLLETLEQVPEEIARQVDVYLCAFGEAAELAALALSEKVRDQLPNLRLQVNAGAGSFKSQFKKADKSGALYALILGEDELAQQVIGFKPLRGQGEQQNIAFDALAAHLATCVVQG
- a CDS encoding YfgM family protein is translated as MSSSDDDQLAEFKDWWQRNGKPLVTGGLLALVVVFGWQAWTKYQANQSQGASILYQQLLETTLTPDGKPDPAQVADLAGKLKNEFGGSTYAQYGSLFVAKVAVDTGKLDDAAAELKAIADKPTNPTLGEIARQRLAQVLAAQNKADEALKLLDGDADKAFVATREELKGDLLVQLGRTDEANAAYQKAKAALSDEAAVGGLQIKLDDLAKGDA